The Candidatus Tanganyikabacteria bacterium genomic sequence CACCGAGGTGCCCGTCGCGGTGTCCCGCGCCGCCCTCAACGCCCTGTTCTTCCTGGTCGCGGTCCACGCCGTGGTCTCGGTGGCCACCTTCCTCCACCTCGCGCCCGCGGGCGTGCTGGGGGGCATGCTGTGACGGATTCAGCGCCGATCCTGCGCCTCCCCGAGGAGTTGCTGTTTCGCGCGGGAGAGCATCTTGCCGCGCTAGGTCCGCTCGAACTGCGCGCTGGCGACTGGGTCGCGATAGCCCCCGAGACGCCGGACCCGCCGCCGGAAGGCGGCACGGCGCTGGCGCGCCTGCTGGCCACGCTGGGCGCGCCGGCGGGCGGGTCGATCGAGCTGTTCGGCGGCCCCCCCCATGCGCGGGACTACATGGACCTCCTGCGGCTGCGGGCCCGCCTCGGGTTCGTGCCCGGCCAAGGCGGCCTCCTGTCCAACCGCACGTTGCGCGACAACATCGCCCTGCCGCTCTCGGTCCACGGGAAGCTTTCCCACGCCCAGGAGGATGCCCGGGTGGCCGAACTGGTCGCGCGCTTCGATCTCGCCCGCGCGGCGCGGCTGCGCCCCCACGAGGTGGACGGCCCCACGCGGTTCCGCGCCTGCGTCGCCCGGGCCCTCGCGCTGGATCCCGAGTGGCTGGTCGTCGAGGGAATCGGCGCCTTCGAGGCCGAGACGCCCGGCAGCATCGCGTGGCAGCGCCTGCTGGAGTACCGGTCCGGGCGGCCTTGCGCCGCGGCCGTATGCCTGGCGCGGCCCCGGCCGGCCTTCGAGCGCTGGCTCGCCGACCACGGCGGCCGGGTGGTGCGCTACCGGCTTCTCCAGGACTCCGAAAGGACAACCGGCTCGTGAAGATCTTCCTGACGTACCGCGAGCGGCTCGCGGGCCTGTTCATCGTGGTCACGGCGCTGCTGGTCACCGCGTTCTTCGTGGGCGCCGCCGTCCGCAACCGCTGGCTGGCGCCGCGCGTCACGTTCCAGGCGCTTGTTACCCGCGGGGACGGCCTGCGGTCGGGATCGCCCGTGCTGCTCTCGGGCGTCGAAATCGGCGAGGTCGGCGCGATGACCATCCGCGACGACGACCGCATCGACGTGGAGCTGGTCATCCTGAAATCCCACGCGCACCGCCTGCGCGCCGGCACCCGGGCCACGGTGCGCCGCTTGCTGGGCATCGGCGAGAAGCGCGTGCACCTCGCGTCGGCCACGTCCGACGCGGCGCCCATCGCCCCCGGCTCGCGCATCCCGGCCGACGAGCCCCTGGATCTGCTCGACGTCGTGGCGCAGCTCGATCTCGGCTCAAACCTGGCCATGCTCAATCGCGGGCTGGCGGCGCTGGAGAAGCTGCTGGGCAAGCTGGAAGAGGAGGGCCGCCTCGACCGCCTGATCGCGGCCGCCGACCGCCTGGGGCCCACGCTGGCGAAAGTCGACGCCCTGCTCGGCGACGTCCACCAGCCGGTCGTCTCGCTGGTGCGCAACCCCGCGCTGGCCGGGACGCTCGTCGGGGCAGACCGGGTCCTCGGGGATCCCGCGACCTTGAAGACGTTGCACGGCGCGGCCAACGCGCTCGAACCCGGGCGCATCGATCGCCTGGTGGCTCGCGCCGACGTGCTGCTGGTCAAGCTCGACAAGCTCATGGCCGACAAGGGCCCGGTGGTGTCGCTCCTGGACCACACCGATCAGCTCATCACCGACGAGCGCATCGACAAGCTGATCACCTCGCTCGAGCGACTGACCGACGAGAAGAAACTCGGGCGCATCCTCGACAACGTCTCCTCGCTGGCCGACCAGACCGCCAAGGTCGGGCCGGAGATCCCGGAAATCACGCGAGAGCTCACGAC encodes the following:
- a CDS encoding MCE family protein, which codes for MKIFLTYRERLAGLFIVVTALLVTAFFVGAAVRNRWLAPRVTFQALVTRGDGLRSGSPVLLSGVEIGEVGAMTIRDDDRIDVELVILKSHAHRLRAGTRATVRRLLGIGEKRVHLASATSDAAPIAPGSRIPADEPLDLLDVVAQLDLGSNLAMLNRGLAALEKLLGKLEEEGRLDRLIAAADRLGPTLAKVDALLGDVHQPVVSLVRNPALAGTLVGADRVLGDPATLKTLHGAANALEPGRIDRLVARADVLLVKLDKLMADKGPVVSLLDHTDQLITDERIDKLITSLERLTDEKKLGRILDNVSSLADQTAKVGPEIPEITRELTTTLRETTILLKALQKLPLLEGATREVREEQQRKR